In Myotis daubentonii chromosome 11, mMyoDau2.1, whole genome shotgun sequence, the genomic window TGTGCCCTGCTGGCTCCACTCCCACCCGAGCACCTACCCGTTGAGGTAAGGAAAGTGCTGTTTTATTGGAAGTTATAAAATGTTTGTCGTATTTTTTCTGTTACCAACTTTCACATTATGTGAAGAGGGTCGGGGAGACAGGGAATTGAACTCTTGGGTCTGATTGTCAGAGTCTTGGTATCTCTGCGTGTAAACCAGTGAGAGGGCTCGCTGGGCGGAGGGCCCGGCACACCCGCGAGGCGGCCTCGTGACCCCACACTGGTCGTGTTCTGCCCACGTAAGGTCCAGTGTTCTGGCCCCTCTTAGATTTAAACTGTTTATCCTTCTTTTCCCCTAACACCATGCTGGGTAGTTTACGGAGCCCCTGCAGACCCAGTCTTTGTTGACCCTCCCCTGCAGCTACGAGAACGGCCGGGGCAGCTCCCACCAGCAGCAGGTGACCTGTTACCCCTTCAAAGATGTCAACAACTGGTGGATTGTCAAGGACCCCGGGAGGTGCGTACAGGTCCTGGGCCTTCAGGCCTGACCGCACAGTGGCCAGTGGGGCCTACACCGTccgctcctgctcctcctgcccatgctcacccactcacctgctccagcttctgcccgccctccccactcacctgttctagctcctcctgcccaccctccccactcacctgttctagctcctcctgcccgccctccccactcacctgttctagctcctcctgcccaccctccccactcacctgctcccactcctcctgcccaccctccccactcacctgttctagctcctcctgcccgccctccccactcacctgctcccactcctcctgcccaccctccccactcacctgttcTAGCTCCTCCTGCCTAcgctccccactcacctgctcccactcctcctgcccaccctcacccactcacctgctcccactcctcctgcccgccctccccactcacctgttctagcttctcctgcccgccctccccactcacctgctcccactcctcctgcccaccctccccactcacctgttcTAGCTCCTCCTGCCCACGCTCCCCACTCACCTGTTCTAgctcctcctgcccgccctccccactcacctgctcccactcctcctgcccgccctccccactcacctgttcTAGCTCCTCCTGCCCACGCTCACCACTCACCTGTTCTagctcctcctgcccctgcatGTCGAGGCCAGTGGGGCCCTGCGTCCCTTTCCCCGAGCGGGCACTGAGCAGGTCTGTGTGAGAGAGGGATTTCTGAGTGGGCCCCACGGTGTTCGTAGGTAGCACAGAGCAGCCCAAGTGTGAAGGTGGCAGACGGGACCATGTTTGGAAGCTTGGAAAGTTGGCCATAGGTTTCAGAAACGAGTTCAGTGTCATGGCTGTTGACACGAACTCACGTCGTACAAGGGACAAACTGGTTGGGCGGCTGCACATTCCCAGTTGTCCCCCTGGGAGCACCCAGAGCCTCGACACGACCAGTGACGTGCGGCTCCTGTCTTCCCAGGCACCAGCTGGAGGTGAGCAACCCGCCGAGGCCCGTGCGGCATGGGGACGTGGTGCAGCTGGTGCACGGCATGACCAGCCGCCTCCTCAACACGTgagcccgcccgccctccctcctccctcccagctcccagctgtgCTCACCTGCACTCCCCgcgggaggggacccagggcggcagctgagggagcagagggagggagatggcTGTAGTGAGGGGCCAGGTGAGGGGAGAGCAGCCAGGCTCGCGTGCTCAGGGTGCAGTGGGGCTCCTCCATCGGTGGTGTCCCCGCTGTCAGTGAGCCCAGCAGGACTGGGACTGGGGTTcagtggggcaggggggtggggacatGTTGGCTCTCAGCCTCTGAGCAGCCCATGTATTTTGGGGGCTGGCCGCCCCTCACTACACCACCACCCAGCTCCCCGGGCACTCGCCATACTTTCCGTCAACGTGATCTGGCACCCTTGGGTCAGAGCGACTACAGGGCCGCTGCCCCTTAGGCTGAGCTGGCTGTTTCTGAAAAGCGGCTTTTCCCCTTAAAGAAACAGCTGAGGAATTCCCGTGAGCATTGTTTGGTGTTGCAGGCACGACGTGGCAGCCCCCCTGAACCCCCATGCGCAGGAGGTGTCCTGCTACATCGACTACAACGTCTCCATGCCCGCCCAGAGCCTCTGGAGGCTGGTGAGTCGCGGACACTGCGGAGACGGGGAGTGACCACCATCAGCACACGCACCTTCTAACAGGACGTTGGAAACCGCCGTTTAGCATGATCCAGGTTCAGGGGTAACCTGGGAAGGGATACGGTCATCAGAGTTCGTGGCTGTTTTTACAGGGAGTAGAGACTTCCACAGACCATGGATCTGGGGGCGCTGGTATCAGACAAATGGTTTGCAGACAGTTGGTAAATgcttgctgctgggctctgtggtTCTGCCAGGAGGAGGTGCCTCTGGCTTCGTCACTCAGTGTCAAGACCAGGTCACTGAACCCGGGGTCGGGGCTCCAGCACCCTCGTCACCCAGGAGCCTTGGTCGGCCCGGCCTGACAGGAACACCTGCCCTGTCGCAGGCTCCCCTGGGAGAGGCCTGGCCCTCGGGCGAGTCCTGGGGCTGCCCCTTCCCAGGGCAGCTGGGATAGTGGCCGCCTTCCTCCGAGCGACCAGGCCAACATGGCCCTTTGTACAACGAGTCTCGCTCTCCAGGATGCAGGCGGTGTCCTAGGAAAGGTGGCGGGGTACGCCCTGGTGTCCTGGACATTGGCTGTCTGAGTTCAAGGGCGTGAGTTGAGTAGTGGCACTGGGGTCGCCTCCCGAGGCTCCTGCAGCGGCAGCTCCCCACTCAGCCCCGTGTGTTCAGTGGTGTGAGCTGCATGTCCAGTGCACTGAGTGTGGCTGGTGGCCCTCAGCAAGGCGGGGCTGCTTTTCCATGTCTGTGCCCAGCAgcacctctcctcccccttcacATGCGACAGACGTCCATGTGCTGTGATGTTGTCATGCACCGGCTTCGCCCGCCTCTCCCCTGGCCTCCCGCCTCCACGGGAGTTGTTTGTGCCTGTTCCGTGACATCGGGAGCTGTCCCAAGAGTCCCAGGCCCCCCCGCTGCTGGCTTGTCGCGGGGGTCTCCTCGCTgatccctctcctcctcctcagtccCTGCTGGTGGCCCCGTCAGCCCCACATGgagcaggggaggcaggctgACCGCAGTGCGGCCCCTACACCACCTCACGGCGCCCTCGCGAGGCCACAACAATGCCAAGTGCTCCTCAGATGTCAGTTGTTTATTCCCTGATGTCAGGAGTCCCCTGGGACAGCTTTCAGGGACGGTCTCTAACCTCCATTGCTCCATCTTTGCATCCGGGCCGAGCTCTAAGCCCTGTGGGTGAGCAGGCATCCCAGAAGCGCAGGTCTTTGGTCTCTGCCTGAAGGCTGAGCTGCTGCTGCAGGAGGCACTGTGCCCCAGGCTCAGCCCGCTACCCCCAGGCTCAGCCCGCTACCCCCAGGCTCAGCCCGCTATCCCCCAGGCTCAGCCCGCTACCCCCAGGCTCAGCCCGCTACCCCCCAGGATCTGCCCGCTACCCCCCAGGATCTGCCCGCTACCCCCAGGCTCAGCCCGCTACCCCCAGGCTCAACCTGCTACCCCCCAGGATCTGCCCGCTACCCCCAGGCTCAGCCCGCTACCCCCAGGCTCAGCCCGCTACCCCCAGGCTCAACCTGCTACCCCCCAGGCTCAGCCCGCTACCCCCCAGGATCTGCCCGCTACCCCCCAGGCTCAGCCTGCTACCCCCCAGGATCTGCCCGCTACCCCCAGGATCTGCCCGCTACCCCCAGGCTCAGCCCGCTACCCCCCAGGCTCAGCCCGCTACCCCCAGGCTCAGCCCGCTACCCCCAGGCTCAGCCTGCTACCCCCCAGGCTCAGCCCGCTACCCCCAGGCTCAGCCCGCTACCCCCAGGCTCAACCTGCTACCCCACAGGCTCAGCCCGCTACCCCCAGGCTCAGCCCGCTACCCCCCAGGCTCAGCCTGCTACCCCCCAGGATCTGCCCGCTACCCCCAGGATCTGCCCGCTACCCCCAGGCTCAGCCCGCTACCCCCCAGGATCTGCCCGCTACCCCCAGGTTCAGCCCGCTGGCCCCCCAGGATCAGACCGCTACCCCCAGGTTCAGCCCACTGGCCCCCCAGGATCAGCCCACTGGCCCCCCAGATCAGCCTTTTTGCCCCCCACGTCAGCCTGCTGGCCCCCGATCAGCCAATTCGCCCCAGGATCAGCCATCAGTTTCAGCGTGACTGGCCTCACCTGTGGAAGGAAGCCGGAGAGGGATGTAACGGGCAGATTTGCTCTTACAGGACATCGTGAACAGAGAGTCGGACGCCGAGATCTGGAAGACCATCCTGTCGGAGGTGCGCCTCGTGCACCTGAACACGTCCGCCATCCTGAAGGTAAGGGCTGCTGCCTGACCCAGAGCCTGCATCTCGGCCCACAGTCTGCGCGGCTCCTGGCCGAGCCGCCCTTCCCCGGCCACTTGTGCCAAGTGGATGCTGTGTTTGCACGGAAGGTGGGGGCCTTTCTAAGTCCTCAGAACTGAGCCCTCACATGCGGACCTTCCGGAGCCCTGGCCGCGATGAGCCAGGGCCTGGCTTGCCCCTCACGCCCTCGTCCCGTCTTCCAGCTGAGCGGGGCCCACCTCCCCGACTGGGGCTTCCGGCAGCTGGAGGTGGTTGGGGAGAAGCTGTCCCGGGGCTACCACGAGAGCGCCGTGTGGGCCGTGGAGGAGCACCGCTACGGCAGGAGTGAGTCGCTGACCCACGGGGCCCTGGTGAGAGGCGGCACAGCTCCCACGCTCTCGCACACCAcacgcccctcccaggcccgcTGAAGCTGCCAACAGCCAGGGGGTTACCCTGCGGTCCACAGGCCGTGTGAGCCGAGCTCTCACGGGTCCACAGACCCTAGTTTGTCGGTAGTTTCTCGGGGAAACAGAATGGGACGCCGCCAGTCGCCGTGGGGTTTGGAAGGCAGGGAAGCCGCCTGCGCTGCACCCACAGCTGTGCCCAGCTCCTGACCTTAATCTGCTCTGTTCTTTCGGGCCTGGTGTGTCCGTCAggccaggagcagagggagagggagctggagctGCACTCGCCAACTCACGTGGACGTCAGCAGGAACCTGAGCTTCATGGCCAGATTCTCGGAGCTGCAGGTGACGTGGAGCGGGAGGCGGGAATGGAGGCTGTGGagtcctcccctccccaagtCAGTCTTTACCTGGGACCTGACGCAGTGGAAGGCGTGTGTCCGTCCGTCCCGCCACCCAGCAGGCCACGTTGCCAGGCCCCAGTCAATCCGATGGAGACCGGAAGCACGGCTCCCTGGTCTAGATGTGCCCTTAGACGAGTGACTGGAGCCCCTGGGGCCGGCCACCAGCAGGTTGGAATCCAGGTCTCCTGCTGAGCCCGCCTATCGGGCCGCGCTGCCTCCGTGGCGCCTTCCAAATGAGCTTGAGGTTGGGCCCCAGCGCAGGTGCCTGGCTGCCTGACGGGCTCCGGCTGTTGCAGTGGAGGATGCTGACGGTGAGGAGCGACGACTCGGAGCACAAGTACAGCTCCACGCCGCTGGACTGGGTCACCCTGGACACCAACATCGCCTACTGGCTGCACCCCAGGACCAGTGTAAGCAGCGctgccttcctcccctctgcTTCCCGCCGAGTGCTGGCTCCTGGGCTGGCCGCAGAGCCGAGGAGCGAGGACGCGTGTGCGTGGAAGGAAGCGGCCCTCCGCTCTGTGGCCGCGCCGCACCTTCCCTGCTGTCCGTGCACGGCCCCTGCGCTCAGCTGGCAGAGCTTCCTTAAGGCACCTGTTGTCGCTTCCCCCAGGGAAGGCGGCAGAGCCTGCTCAGCCATGGCTCCTGCGACGACACGAGCTAACGATGCTCACGTCCTCCCGGCCAGAGCGCGCCGAGCGGTCACTCGCAGAGCAGGGCCCCGGGCACACCCTTAGCTGTGCGTTGCTCTGTGCGAGTCCCTCTGGGAGCAGCCTGCTGTTGAAGACAATCGCGGCTCCTGATTGTAGGAAACTCCGCACATCCTAGAAAGGGCCGCGGCAGGAACAGGCCCCATGGAGGCTGTGCTGATGGCATCTCCGTCCTTGTAGGCTCAGATCCACCTGCTGGGGAACGTGGTGATCTGGGCTTCCGCCGGCCTCGCCACCGCGCTGTACGTCCTGCTCTTCTGCTGGTACCTGCTCCGCCGCCGGAGGCGTGTCTGTGAGCTCCCCGAGGGTGCGTGCACGCTCCCCCCGTTTCTCCTCCTCCTACTTCTGACCAGAGCTCAGCTCACCAGGAAGCTCTGCCTTCAGGTGGCATCTTTGTTTCTGCCTCCAGGGGCGTAAATTATTTTTGTCTCCCCAGAGACAAAATGTTGCATTCAGCCCCCACGTGACCTTCTGGGCttctccagggaggtgcaggcactgggcagggagtgcaggcactgggcagggagtgcaggcactgggcagggagtgcaggcactgggcagggaggtgcaggcactgggctgggaggtgcaggcactgggcagggaggtgcaggcactgggcagggaggtgcaggcactgggcagggaggtgcaggcactgggcagggagtgcaggcactgggcagggaggtgcaggcactgggcagggaggtgcaggcactgggctgggaggtgcaggcactgggcagggaggtgcaggcactgggctgggaggtgcaggcactgggcagggaggtgcaggcactgggctgggaggTGCAGGCACTGGGCAGGGAGGTGCAGGCACTGGGCAGGGGTGGCTGGTGAGCCCAGGGCGGAGCCGCCATGTGTACCCAGTGGAGGGTCTGGTGTTTGCTAGTAACAGAAACCCACTTAGCACCATCTCCAAACAGAAAAGGAATGAGCCCCAGGACAGGAGGCCCCGAGGCACTCCTACTGTGGGGCTCTGGGAACTGGTCCATCCTCCCCACTGGACAGGCAGCCCCTCAGCTCCCTAAGTCGTACCGACCAGATAATCCCGACACGGCACCTTGAcgagcagcagaggctgggccTCCCGCAGGGCTGGTATTTCTCAGAGGAGGTTCCGTGAGGACCCAGCGGGCGCTGCAGGGGGTTCTGAGGGCCAGTCTGTTCTTCCTCCagcgatggggggtggggggaggggagagctgagCCTGCGCCATCCTCCCCAGATTCCTGGCTGCGCTGGGTGCTGGCCGGGGCCCTGTGTGCCGGCGGCTGGGCGGCGAACTACTTCCCGTTCTTCCTGATGGAGAAGACGCTCTTCCTCTACCACTACCTGCCCGCACTCACCTTCCAGATCCTTCTACTGCCCGTGGTCTTGCAGCACATCGGCGAGCACCTGTGCAGGTCTGGGCCATCACAGTGTGAGGGGCGGACTGGGGCCCTGGGGTCGAGGATGAGCCTGCACAGCCGTTGGGGTGGGACGTGGGAAGTGGGTCTGTGGTCCAGACCAGGGGGAAGGTGAGCAAGGGGAACCtaagggtggggaggggtctcgGACGGCCATATTGGCCCGTTGGCAGGCACAGAGGAGGTAGACCGGGAAGCTGTGTAACCTgggggggctgggagcctggaagCCTCGaacggggagagggggaggggggagccgtGATGCGTGGGGTTGGCGTTCAGGTGGAGCAGAGGCTCGGAGACCTGAGCAGTAGGCTGAGACGGGCACGacgggtgcggggaggggggggtgggcgCAGGCAGAAGAGGCCAGGTGCTGAGTGCGGCGGCCAGTGGGGCGGAGCCACAGGAGCCACACCTGCGCTCTGCTCTGGCACCCACAGGTCCCAGCTCCACAGGAGCCTGTTTGGCGCCCTGGTGGTCGCATGGTACTCGGCCGCCTGCCACGTGTTTAACATGCTGCGCCCACTGACCTACGGGGACAAGTCGCTGTCACCCAGCGACCTCCAGGCCCTTCGCTGGAAAGAGAGCTGGGACATCCTGATCCGCAAACACTAGCAGGACTGGCACGAGAGATCCAGGGTCGGGACCGGGACCGGGACACGCTCGGGggagctggccaggcctggcgGGGGCTCTCCTCTGGTCCCCTTCACCTTAAGCACCTTATTCTTATGCGGACAATAAAGAACACGCTGTGCCCACAAATCCTGGGGCCCTACACGGGGACACGTGTTGAGTGGCAAGTGTGGGGCTCGGCGACGGAGAGATGGCGGGGAGTGGGAGTGACGGGCGTGAGGGTCAGACCGGACGGGCCGGTCTTACTAACAGACACGCCTGGTCCTCCCTCCCAAGCACCCGCTGGCCCCGAGCTAGAGCCTCTCCCCGGGGGGCCTCTAGGCTTTGCCCGGAACAGCTGAGTGTCACTAGCCACTGGGCCGGCCGGGCGGGGCCTCAGGCTGAGTGAGGCGGTAACCCTGTGTCAACCCTCTCGCTGACTGCACACCCGTGAGGCTAACGGGCAGCAGACAGTCAAGGTGTGTCATCTGTTCCTTGTCCTGAACTCGCCTTTGGTGTAATTAAAAAGGGAccactgccctggccggcttggcttagtggagagagcgccagcctgcggactgaagggtcccaggttccactccggccaagggcatatgcctgggttgcaggctccatccccagtagggggcgtgcaggaggcaaccgatcaatgattctctcttctcccttcctctctgaaatcaataaataatattttaagaaataataaaaagggaCCACTGGCATTCATATTGGTTATTTATTGATTCTCTCCCCGAAGGGCACAACACGCTTGACGAAACTGAGTCACCAGCAGCCAGCCACGGCTCAGCCGATGTCAGTTGTGTGACCAGCTACTACTCCATAGAAAGAACTCAGAGTGCCGCGCAGGTTAGCACAGTGATGGGGCAGGACCCCTTTAACACGTGGCCACCACGTGGGAAGGAAGACACTCCAGGACGACACAGGCCACGGGGGCTTGGGGCATGGActcagtgagggagggagaggggctggcttTGGGCCACAGCACTCGCTCATGCCTCAGGTCCAGCATATTCCTTGGCTAGAGGTGGGACAGCACCCTGGGCTCAGGGTCTCCTGGTGGACCCTCCCCAGCCGGGGCTGGGTGAGTGGGTGTCCCTGCTTCCTGTCTGGTGCTGGTTAAAAAGACGCCTGTCCCCAAGgctcctgccccgccctgccctggagcccaggccaggaGAAAGGCCTCGCTGGCTCCTCAGGTCAGGTCAGCCTGTCACAGGCTGGATCACACCCACTGCGGGTCACGAAACGGGGTTACTAGCTCACTACACGGTGTTAGGAAACAGAATAGAACAGAAAACATGGGACGTACAACATAAAAAGGGGAGGTATTTTCACACTTTCAGTCGCACATGTGAGAACTGATCACACCAGAGAAACTCGCCATGAGACCAGTCAGAACACTGAGCACAGTGTCCAgatgtccctcctccccccacagcgCGGCCCCGTGTCCCCGCGTGAGCATCACAGGCTGCCACGCGCCCTGTGGCATTTCTCAGTGACCTGGCCTGCCTATCCTCCTCACCACgagggagcaggtgcagacacagcccccaccccatcgAACTGGGGGGACCCCGCGTCCAGCGCCCCGGTACTGAGGACACTGACTCACGGGACCGTCCCAGAGGCGGACAGGAAGCAGCAGGTGTCTGGGGGCAGGCGGGCGCCTCCGGGCCTGCGGGAGGCACACCCGTCCTCAGTGCGGCCTGCTGCTGGACTCCAGGTGCGACCGTTTGCCGACGGCCAGCACCGCGGAGTGGTCTGCGGGCTCAGGAAACGTCCTCTTGCAGCTGCGCCCGTTGGCCCCTCCACGGTGCCACTTGCAGATGTCCCCGTTCAGAATGTCCTGGATGTGCTGCACGATCAGGTTGATGGCGACTGCGGCAGACAGACAAGAGCGCGTCAGCCGCACGCGCCCTCCACCCCGTCGCCCGTCTGTCCGGCACCGGGTCTCAGCAGACAGAACACACGTCCAGGCCTGGACACCAGACTTGCCGGCTGGGCCAGCGAGGACTtctgctggcctggggcctggttAAAGGACTTCCTGCTAACAGTGGCTCCTCAACAGTTTTCTCTACTAGTAGCTATTTTCCCagcagctttattgaggtgtaacTGACATATAATGTAACTGTCAGCGACCAGGGGGGATGGGGCAGTGCCTGCCTTGGGGCTCTGGGCAGAGACTTCGGGCAGCCCATCAGGCCTGGTTCTTACCCATATTGTccacccctcgggggatgatcaCATCCGCATACTTCTTTGTCTGCAACACAAAAGGGAGGATCTTGTAAGAATCTGTCCACCCCGCCCTCCAAGGTGCCCTCCAGTTGAGGAGCAAGCCTTGAGGTGCCTGGATTCCTGGGTcacaggcaggagggggcagggggcagggggcagggggcagttatCAGCAAGGTAGGACAGTGCTCCAGGCAGCGCAGCAGGAGGTGGCCAGGCAGCCAGGAGAACTGGTATCTCCTGTATCTCTGAAATGCTGTGCTCTGCTCGATGCTACCAATAGAACAGTCTCGAGGACAGTTCTCTGTGCTAACAACTTCATTCACTGGGCCAAGTGGAGCGTGGCATCCTCCACCACGTGCTTCGTCTGCAATCAGGGCCCTTCTGCAAGAACCCCGGACGAGTGGCAGGTGCACAAGGTGCACTGCACACAAGAGCGGCCGCAGTGCAGCTGCCAACATGCCGGGCATCGCTCACTCTCGCCAGCCCTGTgcgagggaggggcagggctgctggggacACCTGAACCAGGCAAAgcacagggaggggaggagaaaccTGTGCGGCCCCGGGGATGGACCTAGGAACCGTCTGGTGTTGGCGTGTGAATGTGGGCCAAGGAGACATGTTACAAGAGATGCGCCACCAAGGCAGGAGGGACAGCCTGGGCAGCTGTGTCTGCAGGTAGTGGACCTGCCGGAGGGCCAGGCGCGGCTCCCCTGGCCGGCTCACTGCTGAGCGGACTGGAGGCGGAGGCCAGCAAAGGGGGTAAGCAAGATAGCCCGTGCGGTCAGATGACGAGAAGCCCCCTGGGAACACAGAAAGCAGGCCCGAGGCCGGGAGCAGAGGGGTCTCGGGGTCATCCTGCACAGGCAATCCCGGTGACCAGGGCAAGGCCTGAAGCAGGAGGGAGCCGGTGAGGATACGGGGAGTGGCTTTTCtcggcagagggagcagcagggcAGAGGAGGCCTGGAGAGCTGGGCacgccctgggcatctgggcacTAGCTGAATCTCCATTTATAATCGGACGCGTGCCTCCCCACCAGCTCCCAGAACCAGGCATCGTGTCTCTGGAGGGAGAAAAGGCAGGCATTCCCAATTAAGCGCAGGCAGTACCGGCAGGCAGAACTCCTCGAAGGCTGGCTTGACGAAGGTGGTGTACTGGGTCAGAATCTGCTCCAGGTCCCTCCCGCGGTTCACGTCTCGGAGAACTGCAGCGACAGGAGCCAGGAGGCCGCCGTCAGACCCGGAAACGACCGCCCAGCCTCAGCCCGGGGCAGGGAGGCCGAGCGCCTTACCTCTTCTCGACAGCCTGACGTCGGAGTCCGTGTCCACAAAGAGGCGCAGGTGGAACATGTCCCGGATCTCCTGGCTGTAGAAGACCAGGATGCCCTCAAACAGGACCACGTCCGCCGGGTACACCACCGTGGTCTCCGGTAACCTGCGGGCAAGAGCAGGGAGCGGGCCCTGCTGGAGACAGGGTCTCCCGGGCACTGACTCCACCGAGGAAACAGATCACGGCGGGAGAGGGGTGTCCGCAGAAACCCATGGGTCAGGCCTGCCGCGGGCGGTCTGTAAGCCCCGGAGGGGACGCCCTGAGTGCCTCCCAGGAACCACCTGCTCACCTCGAGTGGGTCACAAAGTCATAGGTTGGGACCTCGACAGTTTTGCCCTCGACGATGTTTTTCAGAGTCCTGTGCATCAAGTCATTGTCAAAGGCATCTGCAGGGATGGACAAAAGGCAGGACGGTCCAGGCGTCCTGTGCTGGGATGCTGGCGGTCCTGCTGGCGGTCCCGGGACCTGAGGGACGCCTGGGCCGGCAGTGGCCTCTACAGCCTCCATCTGCAGAGCCCTCTGCAGTCCTGCACCCACTGATGGCCCTGTCCTTGCTGACCCCAGCAGTGCCACTGCCCAGGCCGCTGTCCCCGGAAAGCAGGAAGCGCGGATCTGCGGGTCGTGGCGGGCAGGGCGGGCTGGCCTCCTCGGGCCatgaccctccccacccctccaactGCCACCTGTTCCCCTGGCCCCCGACCAACCACGAAACAAAGTTTCTGGGTCTGGGCTCTGCTTCCCCCTGCAGGCCTCTCAGGAACTGTGCCCCAGGCagcgggcagggccaggccgcAGTGGACAACGGGGTGTGCAAAGGGCCCCGTGGGGAGGTGAGTGGACTTCTCCACAtcacagggcaggggtgggggtccaAAGGCGCTCCCGCTGCCTGGCTCCCACCAGGGTCCAGGGCCCAGCGCCCACTCCACCTCGGGTGCCTGGGCAATTGTATGGGCCCCGCTCAGCGCTCCTGGGCCCCGAGCCggccgccctcccgccctccgccgCCCAGGGCCAGACCCACCTGGGTGGTCGAAGTTGTACTGTCCCTTCAAGGCCTTGGCCTTCTGCTCCGCCGTCAGCACCTTGTAGAacctgtcctggctcaggatGACCACCTTCCGCTGCCGGTGGTCCACCTCGTTCTGCCCCAGCAGCTCCATGATCTTCTCACACACCGTGGACTGGGGCACGGACACAGGGCGCGCTGACTCGGGACCGCACGTCGCCGGCGCTGGACACGgacccgcccgcccccgccccgccccgcccgcagcCCTGCCCCGTTCCCTCCCCGACGGAGACGCGCCCCGGTCGCGGTGCCGCGCAGACCCCGCCGGGCCGCTCGCCCTCACCTTGCCGCTGGCGGTGCCGCCGCTCACCCCGATCAGGAAGGGCCGCTGGCGAGGCCGGTCCGCCTCGGGCGTGGCGCCCCCGCAGTCGTCGCCTCCAGGCGAAGCCATCTGCGGCGCCGCCGGTCCGCATCGGGTTCCTCGCGGCGGCCTCCTCCCCAGACCAGCCAGCCCGACCGCCCCCTCGCTAAGGTCGGAGACGCCCCCTCGGAGCTCCACTTCCGGGAGTGGCCGGGAGGCGGTGGGCGCGCGGGGCATGGCGGGAGTTGTAGTCCGAGGAGCCGAGCCGGTGCGCGGTGGGCAAATGTCACGGGATGGCCCGTCGGGAGGAGTGGTCAAGGGGCTTGGCCTCCTGAGCCTGTGGACCT contains:
- the POMT1 gene encoding protein O-mannosyl-transferase 1 isoform X1; translated protein: MLGFLQRPVVVTADVNLNVVALTAVGLLSRLWRLAYPRAVVFDEVYYGQYISFYMKRVFFLDGSGPPFGHMLLALGGYLGGFDGNFLWNRIGAEYSSNVPVWSLRLLPALAGALSVPMAYQILWELRFSHCAAMGAALLMLIENALITQARLMLLESLLIFFNLLAVLSYLKFSNSQKHRPFSPSWWLWLTLTGVACSCAVGIKYMGIFTYLLVLGVAAVHTWHLIGDQALSNVGEPAVGACGGDGVRGAQWEPACEGCPPCAQVCVLCHVLARAVALVVVPAVTYLLFFYVHLTLLCRSGPHDQIMSSAFQASLEGGLARITQGQPLEVAYGSQVTLKSASGKPVPCWLHSHPSTYPLSYENGRGSSHQQQVTCYPFKDVNNWWIVKDPGRHQLEVSNPPRPVRHGDVVQLVHGMTSRLLNTHDVAAPLNPHAQEVSCYIDYNVSMPAQSLWRLDIVNRESDAEIWKTILSEVRLVHLNTSAILKLSGAHLPDWGFRQLEVVGEKLSRGYHESAVWAVEEHRYGRSQEQRERELELHSPTHVDVSRNLSFMARFSELQWRMLTVRSDDSEHKYSSTPLDWVTLDTNIAYWLHPRTSAQIHLLGNVVIWASAGLATALYVLLFCWYLLRRRRRVCELPEDSWLRWVLAGALCAGGWAANYFPFFLMEKTLFLYHYLPALTFQILLLPVVLQHIGEHLCRSQLHRSLFGALVVAWYSAACHVFNMLRPLTYGDKSLSPSDLQALRWKESWDILIRKH
- the POMT1 gene encoding protein O-mannosyl-transferase 1 isoform X2, with amino-acid sequence MLGFLQRPVVVTADVNLNVVALTAVGLLSRLWRLAYPRAVVFDEVYYGQYISFYMKRVFFLDGSGPPFGHMLLALGGYLGGFDGNFLWNRIGAEYSSNVPVWSLRLLPALAGALSVPMAYQILWELRFSHCAAMGAALLMLIENALITQARLMLLESLLIFFNLLAVLSYLKFSNSQKHRPFSPSWWLWLTLTGVACSCAVGIKYMGIFTYLLVLGVAAVHTWHLIGDQALSNVCVLCHVLARAVALVVVPAVTYLLFFYVHLTLLCRSGPHDQIMSSAFQASLEGGLARITQGQPLEVAYGSQVTLKSASGKPVPCWLHSHPSTYPLSYENGRGSSHQQQVTCYPFKDVNNWWIVKDPGRHQLEVSNPPRPVRHGDVVQLVHGMTSRLLNTHDVAAPLNPHAQEVSCYIDYNVSMPAQSLWRLDIVNRESDAEIWKTILSEVRLVHLNTSAILKLSGAHLPDWGFRQLEVVGEKLSRGYHESAVWAVEEHRYGRSQEQRERELELHSPTHVDVSRNLSFMARFSELQWRMLTVRSDDSEHKYSSTPLDWVTLDTNIAYWLHPRTSAQIHLLGNVVIWASAGLATALYVLLFCWYLLRRRRRVCELPEDSWLRWVLAGALCAGGWAANYFPFFLMEKTLFLYHYLPALTFQILLLPVVLQHIGEHLCRSQLHRSLFGALVVAWYSAACHVFNMLRPLTYGDKSLSPSDLQALRWKESWDILIRKH
- the UCK1 gene encoding uridine-cytidine kinase 1 isoform X1, with the protein product MASPGGDDCGGATPEADRPRQRPFLIGVSGGTASGKSTVCEKIMELLGQNEVDHRQRKVVILSQDRFYKVLTAEQKAKALKGQYNFDHPDAFDNDLMHRTLKNIVEGKTVEVPTYDFVTHSRLPETTVVYPADVVLFEGILVFYSQEIRDMFHLRLFVDTDSDVRLSRRVLRDVNRGRDLEQILTQYTTFVKPAFEEFCLPTKKYADVIIPRGVDNMVAINLIVQHIQDILNGDICKWHRGGANGRSCKRTFPEPADHSAVLAVGKRSHLESSSRPH
- the UCK1 gene encoding uridine-cytidine kinase 1 isoform X2, whose amino-acid sequence is MASPGGDDCGGATPEADRPRQRPFLIGVSGGTASGKSTVCEKIMELLGQNEVDHRQRKVVILSQDRFYKVLTAEQKAKALKGQYNFDHPDAFDNDLMHRTLKNIVEGKTVEVPTYDFVTHSRLPETTVVYPADVVLFEGILVFYSQEIRDMFHLRLFVDTDSDVRLSRRDKEVCGCDHPPRGGQYGRHQPDRAAHPGHSERGHLQVAPWRGQRAQLQEDVS